The sequence TGACGATCATGACAAAACCATTTACGGACTAGACACTTTAGGAAACATCAAAAAAAAAGTCATTATGGACAAAGTCATCAATCACGACTGGGAAGAAATTTCACAAGACAGCTCCCATATTTACATAGGCGATTTTGGAAACAACCTTTCTGGAAATAGAATTGATTTAAACATTTTAAAAATCAATAAAACAGATTTCCTTATTGGAAAACCAACTACAGAAACTATTTCCTTTAAATATTCAGATCAAACTGACTTTTCTCCTCAAAAGCCCAACACAACTAATTTTGACTGTGAAGCTTTTATAGTAACTAAAGACAGCATTTATCTGTTTACTAAGCAATGGAAATTATCTAAAACAAGTATTTATGTTTTACCAAATCAACCCGGAAATCATATTGCGCAATTAAAACAAACAATCGACACCAAAGGCTTGGTCACCGGCGCCACTTATTTGGAATCAAAAAAACTGGTTGCGCTTTGTGGCTATTCCAAACTCGGAAAACCTTTTTTGTATTTGCTCTATGATTTCAAAAACCATGATTTCGATTCGGGAAACAAACGCCGAATCGATATTCAACTTTCTTTTCATCAAATTGAAGGAATTGCAACAAAAGACGGAATTCACTATTATCTGACAAATGAAACATTGACCCGCAAGCCAATCATAAATGTCCGGGCACAAATTCATTATTTTGATTTAAGCTCAATTCTAAATTCCTACATTCATAAATAATTCGCAAATCGGGAGATAATAGTTTACTTTTGCAAAAAATTTTATTCTTGTGAATTACTTATCTGTAGAAAATATATCAAAGTCATTTGGTGAAAGAGTCCTTTTTGACAACATTTCTTTTGGAATCAACAAAGATCAAAAAATTGCTTTTATAGCAAAAAATGGTTCGGGAAAAACCACTATCATGAGTATCATTAATGGTTTGGACGAACCAGATACGGGTCAAGTTGTTTTAAGAAAAGGAATCAGAATGGCATTTCTTTCTCAAGACAACAATCTGCAAGATGAATTGACGATCGAAGAGAGCATTTTCGCTTCAGATAATGAAACGCTAAAAGTTATTGAAGCATACGAAAAAGCATTAGAAAATCCCTCTGACGAAGAAGCTTACCAAAAAGCTTTCGACGCTATGGATCAGCACAATGCATGGGATTTCGAAACACAATACAAACAGATTCTCTTCAAACTAAAACTAGAAGATTTCAAACTTAAAGTAAAAAATCTTTCGGGAGGACAGAAAAAACGTCTTTCTCTGGCTATCATATTAATCAATCGCCCCGATTTATTGATTTTGGATGAGCCAACCAACCATTTAGATCTTGAAATGATCGAATGGCTTGAAAGTTATTTTGCCAAAGAAAATATTACGTTGTTTATGGTAACACACGACCGTTTCTTTTTAGAGCGTGTCTGCAACGAAATTATCGAATTAGACAACGGAAAATTATACCAATACAAAGGAAATTACTCTTATTATTTAGAGAAAAAAGAAGAAAGAATAACTTCTGAAAATTCGAGTATTGACAAAGCTAAAAACTTATTTGTAAAAGAATTAGAATGGATGCGTCGCCAGCCAAAAGCGAGAACGACCAAATCTAAATCACGTCAGGATGATTTTTATGTAATTAAAGAAAAAGCGCAAAGTCGACGTAAAGAAAACAAAGTGGAGCTTGAAATTAATATGGAAAGAATGGGAAGCAAAATTATTGAGCTTCATAAACTTTCTAAAAAATTCAAAGATCGCGTTATTCTGGACAACTTCAGTTTTGATTTTCAACGTGGAGAACGTATTGGGATTATCGGTAAAAACGGAACTGGAAAATCGACTTTCTTAAATCTTTTGACAGGAACAATTCCGCCAGATAGCGGAAGAGTTGTAAAAGGAGACACAATTAAAATTGGATATTATACACAATCCGGAATTAACCCAAAGCCGGGTCAGCGCGTTATTGATATTATTAAGGAATATGGAGAATATATTCCGCTTGCAAAAGGAAAGATTATTTCGGCTTCACAATTGTTGGAGCGTTTTCTTTTTGATGCCAAAAAACAATACGATTATGTTGAAAAATTGAGTGGTGGAGAATTAAAACGTTTGTATTTGTGTACCGTTTTGATTCAGAATCCAAACTTTTTGATTCTCGATGAGCCAACGAATGATTTGGATATCGTGACTTTGAATGTTTTGGAAAGTTTCCTTTTAGATTATCCTGGATGTCTATTGGTAGTTTCGCACGACCGTTATTTCATGGACAAAATTGTCGATCATTTATTTGTTTTTAGAGGACAAGGCGAAAT comes from Flavobacterium sp. KACC 22761 and encodes:
- a CDS encoding T9SS C-terminal target domain-containing protein, which encodes MKNLAFFLFLIFNSAYSQSFGCTDSLAKNYDPNAVENNGNCQYENLKLRPKYSVKLNDSIRETSGLIAFKELLWTHNDDHDKTIYGLDTLGNIKKKVIMDKVINHDWEEISQDSSHIYIGDFGNNLSGNRIDLNILKINKTDFLIGKPTTETISFKYSDQTDFSPQKPNTTNFDCEAFIVTKDSIYLFTKQWKLSKTSIYVLPNQPGNHIAQLKQTIDTKGLVTGATYLESKKLVALCGYSKLGKPFLYLLYDFKNHDFDSGNKRRIDIQLSFHQIEGIATKDGIHYYLTNETLTRKPIINVRAQIHYFDLSSILNSYIHK
- a CDS encoding ABC-F family ATP-binding cassette domain-containing protein, with the translated sequence MNYLSVENISKSFGERVLFDNISFGINKDQKIAFIAKNGSGKTTIMSIINGLDEPDTGQVVLRKGIRMAFLSQDNNLQDELTIEESIFASDNETLKVIEAYEKALENPSDEEAYQKAFDAMDQHNAWDFETQYKQILFKLKLEDFKLKVKNLSGGQKKRLSLAIILINRPDLLILDEPTNHLDLEMIEWLESYFAKENITLFMVTHDRFFLERVCNEIIELDNGKLYQYKGNYSYYLEKKEERITSENSSIDKAKNLFVKELEWMRRQPKARTTKSKSRQDDFYVIKEKAQSRRKENKVELEINMERMGSKIIELHKLSKKFKDRVILDNFSFDFQRGERIGIIGKNGTGKSTFLNLLTGTIPPDSGRVVKGDTIKIGYYTQSGINPKPGQRVIDIIKEYGEYIPLAKGKIISASQLLERFLFDAKKQYDYVEKLSGGELKRLYLCTVLIQNPNFLILDEPTNDLDIVTLNVLESFLLDYPGCLLVVSHDRYFMDKIVDHLFVFRGQGEIENFPGNYSDFRAYEDSADVAQKEENKAEKKDWKQNNPTGNLSFNEQKEYQKIEREIKDLEAEKTKIEQLFSDGKVADADIEKKANELQNIINKIEAKEERWFELSAKIEG